The sequence TTGCAGGAATGGTCGTAAAAAATGATGCCGATATATATGCCTGCAAAAAAGGTTTGTATGTGCTATGTCAGAATGGAGAGAATGTAAAAGTTGTAAATGATAGTAAATTTCAACCAAGAACATGGAAAACGGATTATTAGAAAAAAAGGGTTATTTTAGGAACGGATCATTTAAAAATAAAATAGGATGAATACTCGTGAGCAAATTTATAAAGCATTACAAAAGGTAGAAGATCCTGATTTGAAAAAGGACTTGGTAAGCCTGAATATGGTAAAAAAAGTAGAAGTAAAAAATAAACACATATCTATAGAGATAGTACTTACTACACCCGCCTGCCCCCTTAAAGAGTTTATAAAAGGAAAAATTATAGATGCGGTAACAGAAGAAATAGGAAATGATTACGAATTAGAAATAGAAATGGGTTCCTCTGTAGTTGGAGGAGCCCCTTCGGCAATGCTTACTTCCTGTAAAAATATTATTGCTATAGCTTCGGGAAAAGGAGGCGTCGGGAAAAGCACTGTTACTGCCAATCTTGCTATCTGCTTAGCCCGCACGGGAGCAAAAGTAGGGCTTATAGATGCGGATATATTTGGACCGTCTATCCCTACCTTATTTCATTGCGAGTATGAACAGCCAGGTATCATCCAAAAAAATGGAAAAAATATGATTGTCCCTATAGAGCAATACGGAATAAAACTTATATCCATAGGTTTTTTATCTTCCCCTGAAAATGCAGTTGTATGGAGAGGACCTATGGCAAGCTCCGCATTAAAACAATTTTTTGGAGATACCGATTGGGGTGAATTGGATTATCTTTTTATAGACCTTCCTCCGGGGACCAGCGATATTCACATTACTTTAGTGCAAACCGTCTCTGTAACAGGAGCAGTTATTGTTACTACTCCTCAAAAAGTAGCAATTACCGATGCAAATAAAGCCGTAGCAATGTTTCAACAGCCACAAATACAAGTTCCTATATTAGGAATTATTGAAAATATGGCTTATTTTACCCCCGAAGAACTCCCTGATAACAAATATTATATTTTTGGAAAAAATGGAGGAAAACAATTAGCAGAAAAACATAAAATCCCTTTTTTAGGGGAAATCCCATTAGTCCAATCACTCCGCGAATCTGCCGATAGCGGTTATCCTCTTAGTATGAAAGAAGGGTTCATTTCAGATTGTTTTATGGAAATAGCAAAAAAAATTGCTCAAAATATATCTATTAAAAATACTACTCACAATAAATATAAACCTTAAGATAACAAATATGTGCGGAATAGTTGGATACGTAGGAAAAAGAAAAACATTTCCTATTCTGTTAAAAGGATTAAAACGATTAGAATACAGAGGTTATGACAGTGCCGGAATAGGAATATACGATGCAGAAAAAGAAGAATTGCTTTTATATAAAAAAAAAGGAAAAGTTTCGGACTTAGAGACATTTCTCATCGGAAAAAATACCAATGGGACCATTGGTATAGGACATACTCGTTGGGCTACACACGGGGAACCAAACGACGTGAATGCGCATCCGCATATTTCCCGTTCTGGCTCTATGCTTATCGTACATAATGGGATTATTGAAAATTATTATTCTATAAAACAAAATCTTACATCAAAAGGTTTTGTCTTTCAAAGTGACACAGACACAGAGGTTTTGATTCATTTTATAGAAGACATAAAATCAACCGAAAAATGTAACCTCTACGAAGCCGTCCGCCTTGCTCTTTGTCAGGTAGCAGGAGCATACGCCATAGTAGTTTTAGATAAAAACGAACCCGACACTTTAATAGCCGCCAGAAAAGGAAGCCCACTTCTGATAGGAGTTGGAAAAGATGAGTTTTTTATCGCATCCGATGCCTCCCCCATAATAGAATATACCAAAGAAATTGTCTATTTAGACGATGAAGAAGTCGCAGAAATAAAAAACAATATCTTGACTATAAAAAATTTAAAAAATGAAATACACACTCCTTATATAAATACCATAGAACTCTCCCTAGAAGCATTAGAAAAAGGGGGGTATGAGCATTTTATGCTCAAAGAAATTTTTGAACAACCCATTTCTATTGCTAACTGTATGAGAGGAAGATTAAAAATAGAAGAAGCAAGTTTATTTTTAGGAGGCATAAGAGAATATGCAGACCAAATTACCCAATCAGAAAAACTCACTATTGTAGCCTGTGGAACTTCTTGGCATGCAGGTCTCATCGCTGAGTATATTATAGAAGAATATTGTCGTATATGCGTAGAAGTAGAATACGCATCAGAATTTAGATACCGAAACCCTATCATCAAAGAAGGTGATATCATTATTGCTATATCACAAAGCGG comes from Chitinophagaceae bacterium and encodes:
- the glmS gene encoding glutamine--fructose-6-phosphate transaminase (isomerizing) gives rise to the protein MCGIVGYVGKRKTFPILLKGLKRLEYRGYDSAGIGIYDAEKEELLLYKKKGKVSDLETFLIGKNTNGTIGIGHTRWATHGEPNDVNAHPHISRSGSMLIVHNGIIENYYSIKQNLTSKGFVFQSDTDTEVLIHFIEDIKSTEKCNLYEAVRLALCQVAGAYAIVVLDKNEPDTLIAARKGSPLLIGVGKDEFFIASDASPIIEYTKEIVYLDDEEVAEIKNNILTIKNLKNEIHTPYINTIELSLEALEKGGYEHFMLKEIFEQPISIANCMRGRLKIEEASLFLGGIREYADQITQSEKLTIVACGTSWHAGLIAEYIIEEYCRICVEVEYASEFRYRNPIIKEGDIIIAISQSGETADTLAALELAKSKGAIILGVVNAVGSSIARITNEGVYLHAGPEIGVASTKAFTAQVLVLIMIALRIAHRKGTLLDSKYRELLYELHTLPDKIKNVLQNNDAIQHIAKQFYNAKNFIYLGRGTNFPVALEGALKLKEISYIHAEGYPAAEMKHGPIALIDTEMPVVFIAPKDSSYQKILSNIQEVKARKGKVIAIITENDKNLDTIADYTIEIPKVHEIFSPIISVIPLQLLAYHIAILRGCNVDQPRNLAKSVTVE
- a CDS encoding Mrp/NBP35 family ATP-binding protein — protein: MNTREQIYKALQKVEDPDLKKDLVSLNMVKKVEVKNKHISIEIVLTTPACPLKEFIKGKIIDAVTEEIGNDYELEIEMGSSVVGGAPSAMLTSCKNIIAIASGKGGVGKSTVTANLAICLARTGAKVGLIDADIFGPSIPTLFHCEYEQPGIIQKNGKNMIVPIEQYGIKLISIGFLSSPENAVVWRGPMASSALKQFFGDTDWGELDYLFIDLPPGTSDIHITLVQTVSVTGAVIVTTPQKVAITDANKAVAMFQQPQIQVPILGIIENMAYFTPEELPDNKYYIFGKNGGKQLAEKHKIPFLGEIPLVQSLRESADSGYPLSMKEGFISDCFMEIAKKIAQNISIKNTTHNKYKP